A section of the Chelmon rostratus isolate fCheRos1 chromosome 16, fCheRos1.pri, whole genome shotgun sequence genome encodes:
- the usf2 gene encoding upstream stimulatory factor 2 isoform X1, whose amino-acid sequence MDMLEQSLDSSASHDKQETEEVVQLQEGEAVGTEEQTAVTITGVPQAAFADHNVQYQFRTDNSGGQVTYRVVQVTDDQLEATADGTGAVSVVSTAAFAGAPQAVAQAVIQNPFSNGGSPGGETVGGETRFAYFPAATVSDGTATAVSVQAAADPTITQAGGQFYVMMSPPEVLQTTAPRTIAPRTHTYTADLGESEMLQHGSTNWKVEGTRAPRDERRRAQHNEVERRRRDKINNWIVTLSKIIPDCSVDSRTGASKGGILSKACDYIRELRQSNQRLQESYKEVERVEMDNEMLRQQIEELKNDNALLRAQLQQHGVEVNGDATPQ is encoded by the exons ATGGATATGCTGGAGCAGAGTCTGGACAGCTCGGCGAG tcacgacaaacaggaaacagaagaagtGGTGCAGTTACAGGAAG GAGAGGCGGTGGGGACGGAGGAGCAGACTGCAGTGACCATCACCGGTGTCCCGCAGGCTGCGTTCGCCGACCACAATGTGCAGTACCAGTTCCGCACAGATAACAGCGGAGGACAG GTGACCTATCGTGTGGTTCAGGTGACAGACGATCAGCTAGAAGCGACGGCTGACGGGACCGGAGCCGTCAGCGTCGTCTCCACCGCAGCGTTTGCCGGAGCCCCTCAGGCAGTGGCACAG GCTGTCATCCAGAACCCTTTCAGCAACGGGGGCAGTCCAGGCGGGGAGACCGTGGGAGGAGAGACACGCTTCGCTTATTTCCCCGCCGCCACCGTCAGCGATGGAACAGCCACGGCCGTGTCGGTGCAGGCCGCCGCCGACCCGACGATCACACAGGCGGGAG GGCAGTTTTACGTGATGATGAGCCCCCCTGAGGTGCTGCAGACGACGGCCCCTCGTACCATCGcgccacgcacacacacctacactgC AGACCTTGGTGAAAGCGAGATGTTGCAGCATGGCAGTACAAACTG GAAGGTGGAGGGTACACGAGCGCCCAGAGATGAGAGGCGGAGAGCGCAGCACAATGAAG tggagagaagaagaagagacaagaTCAACAACTGGATTGTCACGCTTTCAAAAATCATCCCTGACTGCAGTGTAGACAGCAGAACTGGAGCG AGTAAAGGAGGCATCCTGTCCAAAGCCTGCGACTACATCCGAGAGCTCCGTCAGAGCAACCAGCGACTGCAGGAGAGCTACAAAGAGGTGGAGCGAGTCGAGATGGACAACGAGATGCTTAGACAACAG
- the usf2 gene encoding upstream stimulatory factor 2 isoform X2, which yields MDMLEQSLDSSASHDKQETEEVVQLQEGEAVGTEEQTAVTITGVPQAAFADHNVQYQFRTDNSGGQVTYRVVQVTDDQLEATADGTGAVSVVSTAAFAGAPQAVAQAVIQNPFSNGGSPGGETVGGETRFAYFPAATVSDGTATAVSVQAAADPTITQAGGQFYVMMSPPEVLQTTAPRTIAPRTHTYTAKVEGTRAPRDERRRAQHNEVERRRRDKINNWIVTLSKIIPDCSVDSRTGASKGGILSKACDYIRELRQSNQRLQESYKEVERVEMDNEMLRQQIEELKNDNALLRAQLQQHGVEVNGDATPQ from the exons ATGGATATGCTGGAGCAGAGTCTGGACAGCTCGGCGAG tcacgacaaacaggaaacagaagaagtGGTGCAGTTACAGGAAG GAGAGGCGGTGGGGACGGAGGAGCAGACTGCAGTGACCATCACCGGTGTCCCGCAGGCTGCGTTCGCCGACCACAATGTGCAGTACCAGTTCCGCACAGATAACAGCGGAGGACAG GTGACCTATCGTGTGGTTCAGGTGACAGACGATCAGCTAGAAGCGACGGCTGACGGGACCGGAGCCGTCAGCGTCGTCTCCACCGCAGCGTTTGCCGGAGCCCCTCAGGCAGTGGCACAG GCTGTCATCCAGAACCCTTTCAGCAACGGGGGCAGTCCAGGCGGGGAGACCGTGGGAGGAGAGACACGCTTCGCTTATTTCCCCGCCGCCACCGTCAGCGATGGAACAGCCACGGCCGTGTCGGTGCAGGCCGCCGCCGACCCGACGATCACACAGGCGGGAG GGCAGTTTTACGTGATGATGAGCCCCCCTGAGGTGCTGCAGACGACGGCCCCTCGTACCATCGcgccacgcacacacacctacactgC GAAGGTGGAGGGTACACGAGCGCCCAGAGATGAGAGGCGGAGAGCGCAGCACAATGAAG tggagagaagaagaagagacaagaTCAACAACTGGATTGTCACGCTTTCAAAAATCATCCCTGACTGCAGTGTAGACAGCAGAACTGGAGCG AGTAAAGGAGGCATCCTGTCCAAAGCCTGCGACTACATCCGAGAGCTCCGTCAGAGCAACCAGCGACTGCAGGAGAGCTACAAAGAGGTGGAGCGAGTCGAGATGGACAACGAGATGCTTAGACAACAG
- the LOC121619447 gene encoding lamin-A-like codes for MATPKNTPRGANTPLSPNRITRLQEKEDLSNLNDRLAVYIDKVRFLEAENSGLRLRITESETEVSRELTGLKAAYETELADARQTLDSVAKERARLQLELGKLREDYKELKARNSKKESDLAGALQRLKDLEALLNSKDASLTTALGEKRNLEVENRDLKTQVAKLDTSLGDARKQLQDEMLRRVDGENRIQTLKEELEFQKNLHSEELREIKRRHESRMVELDNGHQQDFESKLAEALVEMRNQHELQIKMYKDEIEKAYNAKLENARQSADRSSHLVGAAHEELQQTRIRLESMSAQLSQLQKQLAAREAKVRDLEDALSRERDTTRRLLGEKEREMAEMRQQMQQQLDEYQELLDIKLALDMEICAYRKLLEGEEQRLRLSPSPPPTKVTGSRSSASAAHSRSINYSSQSSPAKRRRPNDTDSEASSFAGGAVARTRITQQASASGRVTVDEVDLDGKYVRLSNKADEDQNLGNWQVKRQAGSGVPIVFKFPVKFTLKAGQRVTIWASGAGGIHSPPSDLVWKTQPSWGTGDLLQTTLISANGEEMAMRKVTRTQLEEEDDDMVAHSTCGDSEYNLRSRTVVCGSCGLPSDKSSNCSVTSASRSFRSGGISEGLLPHSYVFSSSTPRKAGTRMESCPIM; via the exons ATGGCGACACCCAAAAACACTCCCCGAGGTGCAAACACACCACTATCCCCCAACCGCATCACCCGGCTCCAGGAGAAGGAGGACCTGTCCAACCTGAACGATCGTCTGGCCGTCTACATCGACAAGGTGCGCTTTCTGGAGGCGGAGAACTCCGGTCTGCGTCTGCGCATCACCGAGTCGGAGACCGAGGTCAGCCGGGAGCTGACGGGCCTGAAGGCCGCGTATGAGACCGAGCTGGCCGATGCCCGCCAGACTCTGGACTCCGTGGCCAAAGAGCGAGCACgcctgcagctggagctgggCAAGCTGCGAGAGGACTACAAGGAGCTGAAAGCAAG GAACAGCAAAAAGGAGTCGGACTTGGCTGGAGCGCTGCAGAGGCTCAAAGACCTGGAGGCTCTGCTCAATTCCAAGGATGCGTCCTTGACCACGGCTCTGGGAGAAAAGCGCAACCTCGAAGTGGAAAACAGGGACCTGAAGACGCAGGTTGCCAAG CTGGACACCAGTTTGGGCGATGccaggaagcagctgcaggatgaGATGCTGAGGAGGGTGGACGGAGAGAATCGCATCCAGACACTCAAAGAGGAGCTGGAGTTTCAGAAAAACCTCCACTCTGAG GAACTGCGGGAGATAAAGCGGCGCCATGAGTCTCGTATGGTTGAGCTGGACAATGGCCACCAGCAGGACTTTGAAAGCAAGCTGGCGGAGGCGCTGGTGGAGATGCGCAACCAGCACGAACTGCAGATCAAAATGTACAAGGATGAGATTGAGAAGGCCTATAATGCCAAG CTGGAAAATGCTCGTCAGTCAGCGGACAGGAGCAGCCACCTGGTTGGAGCGGCGCACGAGGAGCTCCAGCAGACACGAATCCGCCTGGAGTCCATGTCCGCTCAGCTCAGCCAGCTGCAGAAACAG CTGGCGGCCCGCGAGGCGAAGGTGCGGGACCTGGAGGACGCCCTGTCTCGGGAGCGGGACACCACCCGTCGCCTGctgggggagaaggagagagaaatggCCGAGATGAGGCagcaaatgcagcagcagctggacgAGTACCAGGAGCTCCTGGACATCAAGCTGGCTCTGGATATGGAGATTTGTGCTtacaggaagctgctggagggagaggagcagag GCTGCGTCTGTCCCCCAGCCCCCCACCCACCAAAGTGACAGGAAGTCGCTCCTCCGCTTCAGCAGCTCACTCTCGATCAATCAACTACAGCAGTCAGAGCTCTCCAGCCAAGAGGCGCCGCCCCAACGACACCGACAGCGAGGCCTCGAGCTTTGCAGGTGGAGCTGTGGCCCGCACTCGCATCACCCAGCAGGCCTCAGCCAGCGGACGGGTCACCGTGGACGAGGTGGACCTGGATGGGAAATATGTCAGACTCAGCAACAAAGCAGATGAG GATCAAAACTTGGGGAACTGGCAGGTGAAGCGCCAGGCGGGATCAGGTGTTCCCATCGTCTTTAAGTTCCCGGTGAAATTCACCTTGAAGGCCGGCCAGAGGGTCACG ATCTGGGCCTCTGGTGCTGGCGGAATCCACAGTCCCCCATCTGACCTGGTCTGGAAGACTCAGCCCTCTTGGGGCACTGGAGACCTGTTGCAGACCACCCTGATCAGTGCCAACGGAGAG GAAATGGCAATGAGGAAGGTCACCCGCACACAGcttgaagaagaagatgatgacaTG GTGGCCCACAGCACCTGTGGGGACAGCGAGTACAACCTGCGGAGCCGGACGGTGGTCTGCGGCTCCTGCGGACTTCCCTCGGACAAATCCAGCAACTGTTCCGTGACCTCGGCCTCCCGCTCCTTCCGTAGCGGAGGCATCTCCGAGGGTTTACTGCCGCACTCCTAcgtgttcagcagcagcactcctCGCAAG GCTGGAACCAGGATGGAGAGCTGCCCGATTATGTGA